The following coding sequences are from one candidate division KSB1 bacterium window:
- a CDS encoding ATP-binding protein encodes MSTLKKCITLPSQVTKIDDAVSELVDFVVGLKSIENFTLSIALTEAITNAIIHGNEKDPAKRVFAQALIEPERVVFQIADEGTGFDYQKLADPTKKENLHKQSGRGIFFVRYFMDEVKFNHLGNEITMVKYVK; translated from the coding sequence ATGTCGACTCTGAAAAAGTGTATTACACTGCCAAGCCAGGTTACCAAAATCGATGACGCTGTGTCTGAATTGGTTGATTTTGTGGTTGGGCTTAAAAGCATTGAAAATTTCACATTATCAATTGCATTGACTGAGGCAATTACAAATGCGATCATTCACGGCAATGAGAAGGACCCAGCGAAAAGAGTATTTGCACAAGCATTAATAGAGCCGGAACGAGTGGTTTTCCAAATTGCTGATGAAGGTACAGGATTCGATTACCAAAAACTGGCTGATCCAACAAAAAAAGAAAATCTCCATAAACAAAGCGGTCGGGGTATTTTCTTTGTCAGGTACTTTATGGATGAAGTCAAGTTTAATCATTTGGGAAATGAAATCACAATGGTTAAATATGTCAAATGA
- a CDS encoding energy transducer TonB — translation MFINKGSGFNPFKISDEEKESLENNATKEFFSELISGQKLTRRKAAAADLKRTYKKVLEASFTITLAATICLFQAARLFSLDVAALKKVDVTIEVADIPLTQQFRKPPPPVRPSIPVPTEDESVPEDLTISLTDLDLSDIPPPPAPPEEDDLIFVAYDKAPEIIGGFAALHRHLKYPQLAARADLEGKVFVKVLVGVDGRTQKTEIITAKPRNAGFEESAMEALRKVKWKPALQRDKKVRVWISFPVTFKLLRS, via the coding sequence ATGTTTATAAACAAAGGAAGTGGATTTAATCCCTTTAAAATTTCGGATGAGGAGAAGGAAAGTTTGGAAAACAACGCTACCAAAGAATTTTTTTCTGAACTAATTTCCGGACAAAAACTGACAAGACGCAAGGCTGCGGCGGCAGATCTTAAACGTACGTACAAAAAAGTTCTGGAGGCATCATTTACCATTACTTTAGCAGCAACCATTTGCCTGTTTCAGGCGGCAAGACTATTCTCTTTAGATGTCGCGGCCCTTAAAAAAGTGGATGTCACAATTGAAGTAGCAGATATTCCCCTGACTCAACAGTTTCGCAAACCGCCGCCGCCCGTGAGACCAAGCATACCGGTTCCAACTGAAGATGAATCGGTCCCTGAGGATTTAACAATTTCTTTAACCGATCTTGATTTGTCCGATATACCACCACCGCCGGCGCCTCCGGAAGAAGATGATCTGATTTTTGTTGCCTATGATAAAGCTCCTGAAATAATAGGAGGGTTTGCGGCACTTCACAGACATCTTAAATATCCGCAGCTTGCCGCCCGTGCAGATTTAGAGGGGAAAGTGTTTGTCAAGGTTCTGGTAGGTGTGGACGGCCGGACCCAAAAAACAGAGATTATCACGGCCAAGCCTAGAAACGCGGGTTTTGAAGAATCGGCAATGGAGGCCCTCAGAAAAGTTAAATGGAAGCCGGCCCTGCAGCGGGACAAGAAAGTCCGTGTTTGGATCTCGTTTCCTGTTACGTTTAAATTACTTCGCTCCTAA
- a CDS encoding STAS domain-containing protein, which produces MRYFEKNVDGLPVFELEGKIMGGTECEDLCHRMLEVIAAGQSNLVVDFEKVQWMNSAGMGMMIQCVTKLRRDGGDLHFMGIHDKVGHYFRITKLDTVLKIYDNINEVLQKLQLTNSSSKGLV; this is translated from the coding sequence ATGAGATACTTTGAGAAAAACGTAGACGGCCTACCGGTTTTTGAACTGGAGGGCAAGATCATGGGCGGTACGGAATGTGAAGACCTTTGCCACCGAATGCTAGAAGTAATTGCTGCCGGGCAATCCAATCTTGTGGTGGATTTCGAAAAAGTTCAATGGATGAATAGTGCCGGGATGGGAATGATGATACAATGCGTCACCAAATTACGCAGAGACGGCGGTGATTTACACTTCATGGGTATCCATGATAAAGTCGGGCATTATTTCAGAATAACCAAACTCGACACCGTATTGAAAATCTATGACAACATAAATGAGGTTCTCCAGAAATTACAGCTGACAAATTCGAGTTCAAAAGGCTTGGTCTAA
- a CDS encoding ABC transporter permease: protein MLTHYFKIALRTIKHQKSYSFINIAGLTIGLTISLAIAFYVIDDLTFDRFHRDAEDIYRVLTLENSSAGSLTYSITAGPLIPASVDDIPEVLAATRSRPIGGSLIAAGDVARADMNESNSIRLQGFMTEPEFFDVFGFDFIRGDQEHALSDPSGVLLTPEAAETLFDGLDPIGQRLTVRGVQDAYVIGLVERPPTNSHIQFDFIQPLIIANNPLWWDSWENFTLQGYMKLEKNASKEVVEKKMLDLARAHGMPAINIPTLQPLLDVHLGSADHHYDNSNQGKNDETVVYALAVIGFLIILVAAINFINLSTARASGRAREVGMRKVVGASKGQLTIQFLGESVALTLIAMLLSVGILQISLPYLDGLLGKHLDISFLDNPLLLVTMFGVAVVIGILSGLYPAFVLSAFKPVTVLRGKFEKSGIGSSIRKILVLLQFAITISLTIAVLVIYDQIGYLTSMDMGYNRDQVVTMFAQNNRGDLFKNRLSTLPGVVAAGRSSGVLGSNFIRYEVIPEGATREEGRMFQQIALDGSFLDVLEIGMAAGRGFSVDFPSDTANSILINETAAKKAGWDAPLGKRLDMVEVDGSITSKRVVGVVKDFHFTGARQAIEPLFFQLNTQNTFLFVVKLAGGQITETMDRIQKLYEEVYPGRNFNFQFLDDVFDQQFDADREFATNIAYFSGIAIIIACLGLIGLVAFAVSERKAEIAIRKVLGSSEGQVIFLLAKDFLKWVLIANFIAWPLSYYAIGLWLDGFVYKVSLTPFPFFLSGFAAMTLALVTMSYQSIRAAHANPADSLRNE from the coding sequence ATGTTAACACATTACTTCAAAATTGCTCTACGTACAATCAAACATCAAAAAAGCTACTCGTTTATCAATATCGCCGGCCTAACCATCGGTCTGACCATATCGTTAGCAATCGCTTTCTATGTTATCGACGATCTGACATTCGACCGTTTCCACAGGGACGCTGAAGATATTTACCGAGTGTTAACACTTGAAAACAGCAGCGCAGGTTCATTGACCTATTCAATTACGGCTGGTCCACTTATTCCAGCTTCTGTGGACGATATTCCAGAAGTTTTAGCCGCCACCCGATCCCGTCCCATTGGTGGATCTTTAATTGCGGCTGGTGATGTTGCCAGAGCAGATATGAATGAAAGCAATTCAATTCGCCTGCAGGGATTTATGACCGAACCGGAGTTTTTTGATGTTTTTGGGTTTGATTTCATCAGGGGTGACCAAGAGCATGCTTTATCCGATCCTTCCGGTGTGTTGTTAACTCCAGAAGCAGCAGAGACGCTTTTCGATGGTCTCGATCCGATCGGGCAAAGGTTGACAGTTCGAGGTGTTCAAGATGCCTATGTGATTGGCCTGGTTGAACGACCGCCAACCAATTCGCACATACAGTTTGATTTTATCCAGCCGCTTATTATTGCAAACAACCCGTTATGGTGGGATTCATGGGAAAACTTCACCTTGCAAGGGTACATGAAGCTTGAAAAAAATGCTTCAAAAGAAGTTGTAGAAAAAAAGATGCTTGACCTGGCGCGGGCTCATGGTATGCCAGCAATTAATATTCCAACTCTACAACCCCTGCTTGATGTGCATTTAGGTTCGGCCGACCATCATTACGACAACTCAAATCAGGGAAAGAATGATGAAACAGTTGTTTATGCGTTGGCGGTAATTGGATTTCTTATCATACTTGTGGCGGCCATAAATTTTATAAACCTTTCGACGGCACGCGCTTCAGGGAGGGCCCGCGAGGTCGGTATGCGCAAGGTGGTCGGAGCAAGCAAGGGCCAACTGACTATACAATTCCTCGGTGAATCTGTCGCGCTTACTCTAATTGCCATGCTATTATCAGTTGGAATTTTGCAGATTTCTCTTCCATATTTGGATGGGCTTTTGGGAAAACATCTTGATATCAGTTTTCTTGATAATCCACTGCTACTTGTAACGATGTTTGGCGTTGCAGTGGTAATTGGCATACTGTCTGGTCTTTATCCTGCATTTGTACTGTCTGCATTCAAACCCGTAACAGTTTTGAGAGGCAAGTTCGAGAAGAGTGGTATTGGTTCTTCGATCCGTAAGATACTTGTACTGCTCCAATTTGCCATTACAATTTCTTTGACAATCGCTGTACTCGTTATTTATGATCAGATCGGCTACCTCACGTCGATGGATATGGGTTACAACAGGGACCAGGTTGTAACAATGTTTGCGCAGAATAATAGAGGTGACTTGTTCAAGAACAGATTATCTACTCTGCCAGGCGTGGTTGCCGCAGGGAGATCCAGCGGGGTGCTGGGCTCCAACTTTATACGTTATGAAGTCATACCTGAAGGGGCTACTAGAGAAGAGGGTCGTATGTTCCAACAGATCGCCCTTGACGGCAGCTTCCTCGACGTGCTGGAAATTGGGATGGCAGCAGGAAGGGGTTTCTCCGTGGATTTTCCTTCAGACACGGCTAACTCGATTTTGATTAACGAGACCGCCGCAAAAAAAGCCGGATGGGATGCCCCCCTGGGTAAACGTCTGGACATGGTTGAGGTTGATGGCTCTATCACATCCAAACGCGTGGTGGGAGTCGTTAAAGACTTCCATTTTACAGGTGCTCGGCAGGCGATAGAGCCATTGTTTTTCCAATTAAATACACAAAACACCTTCTTGTTTGTAGTAAAACTTGCAGGCGGTCAAATAACCGAAACGATGGATCGAATACAGAAGCTTTATGAGGAAGTCTATCCAGGTCGAAATTTTAACTTCCAGTTTCTTGATGACGTTTTCGATCAGCAGTTTGATGCCGACAGGGAATTTGCTACTAATATAGCGTACTTTTCAGGGATTGCCATAATCATCGCGTGTTTAGGGTTGATTGGATTGGTGGCGTTTGCCGTAAGTGAGAGAAAAGCTGAAATTGCAATCAGAAAGGTCCTCGGTTCGAGCGAAGGACAGGTGATATTTCTGCTGGCAAAAGATTTTCTCAAATGGGTGCTTATTGCCAATTTTATCGCCTGGCCTTTAAGTTATTATGCGATTGGATTGTGGCTTGACGGATTTGTCTATAAAGTTTCTCTTACGCCGTTTCCATTCTTCCTTTCAGGTTTTGCTGCCATGACCCTGGCACTGGTAACTATGTCCTATCAATCCATTAGGGCCGCACACGCGAATCCGGCGGACAGCTTAAGAAACGAATAA
- a CDS encoding fibronectin type III domain-containing protein has translation MPRELVSKIFLLLVCLSFSPGQLFAFQASTTVIVHASKMTFSEKVDNVGDHVVFWGIATGENTWLAYSLKALPFKNFTLEVEAGADTAAGRWPNVGIAFNDPDNLETEFQVQSLTTTTFMQLGKFTPGGNDSIIYFVFTNDYWDPNKGHDVNLKLRNIRFTGSTIVPPTVPDSTLKIMGDSVRVSWQPNTEPDLDGYKIHYGNASGIYSSMVDVEQETSHVLKLPINRTYFLAVTAYDTADNASSYSDEVVFYMASTTQIIPGDTVVVEEDSVTVRWDANSESDLAGYRIYYGSASSSYSDSITVGLTTSYVLNLSPNKTYFLAVKAYDQSDNLSEFSNEVVLSTAPVQPEINCDINEDGLVDLNDWLAFNASFDSNKGEQRFRENADFNKDGKIDNADQEIANTKCLNPWSGITNN, from the coding sequence ATGCCTCGTGAACTGGTAAGCAAAATTTTTCTTTTACTTGTCTGTTTAAGCTTCAGCCCAGGTCAACTTTTCGCCTTTCAAGCAAGCACAACCGTAATCGTCCACGCCTCTAAAATGACATTCTCAGAAAAAGTCGACAACGTTGGCGACCATGTCGTGTTCTGGGGCATTGCAACTGGCGAAAATACCTGGCTGGCCTATTCCCTTAAAGCACTGCCATTCAAAAACTTCACTCTGGAAGTTGAGGCTGGCGCCGATACCGCTGCCGGCAGGTGGCCAAACGTCGGGATTGCATTTAATGATCCGGATAACCTTGAAACTGAATTCCAGGTTCAATCACTTACAACGACAACGTTCATGCAATTGGGGAAATTTACGCCAGGTGGAAATGACAGCATCATTTATTTTGTCTTCACCAACGATTATTGGGATCCCAATAAGGGGCACGACGTTAATTTAAAACTGCGCAATATAAGATTCACCGGTTCAACAATCGTACCTCCAACAGTGCCGGATAGTACGCTTAAAATTATGGGCGATTCGGTTAGGGTCAGTTGGCAGCCGAATACTGAACCGGATTTGGACGGCTACAAAATTCATTATGGCAATGCTTCAGGAATTTATAGCAGTATGGTGGATGTTGAGCAGGAAACATCACATGTACTAAAGTTGCCTATAAACAGGACCTATTTTCTCGCGGTTACCGCTTATGATACGGCAGACAATGCGAGTTCGTATTCAGACGAGGTGGTCTTCTATATGGCTTCAACAACTCAAATAATACCGGGTGACACGGTTGTCGTTGAAGAAGATTCCGTGACCGTTCGTTGGGACGCGAATAGTGAATCCGATCTGGCAGGATATCGAATCTATTATGGCAGTGCTTCCAGTAGTTATTCTGATAGTATAACCGTTGGCCTGACAACCTCGTATGTTCTCAACTTATCCCCCAATAAAACTTACTTTCTGGCTGTTAAAGCCTATGATCAATCGGATAACCTGAGCGAATTTTCTAATGAGGTGGTTTTATCCACGGCACCGGTTCAACCCGAGATTAATTGTGATATTAATGAGGATGGGCTTGTCGACTTAAACGATTGGCTGGCTTTTAATGCCAGTTTCGATTCCAACAAAGGAGAGCAACGCTTTAGGGAAAATGCGGACTTTAACAAGGATGGGAAAATAGATAATGCTGATCAAGAAATAGCCAATACGAAATGTTTAAATCCATGGTCGGGAATAACTAATAATTAA
- a CDS encoding molybdopterin-dependent oxidoreductase produces MSSKRKHGLIENIAEKLHLIPNLHNEVESELPRLTEPGQLTDYPPPDKWDDWVEYEATGWPRREAKNYMIVPTSCFNCEAGCGLLSYVNKETLEVRKFEGNPWHPASRGRNCAKGPATINQINDKDRILYPLKRKGKRGEGNWQRVSWDEVLDEIASRIRETLKAGKNNEVAYHVGRPGHEGYMDRVLKAWGVDGHNSHTNICSAGARFGYAIWHGYDRPSPDHANAKFILLISAHLESGHYFNPHAQRIIEGMMNGAKLAVMDPRLSNTASMADYWMPTYPGSEAAVLLAMAKVILDEGLYNESFMKNWVNWQTYLKKEHPKIAVNFENFIGALKEEYKEYTPEFAEQESGVPAKMIIETAKQAGKAGTQLSTHNWRSAGSGNLGGWSVARCLHFLNVLTGSVGTIGGTSPSAWNKFKPNVFDSPPAVKFWNELHFPDEYPLAHYEMSQLLPHFLKEGRGKLSVYFTRVFNPVWTFPDGFTWIEALSDESKIGLHAALTPTWNETAYFADYVLPMGHSSERHDLISYETHSGLWIGFRQPVVREALRRMGKPVNFTYEANPGEVWEEDEFWIELSWRIDPDGSLGIKEHFISPYRKGEKIRIEEYYRHIFENTTGLPEKASEEGLTPLDYMRKYGAFEVETTSYNKHLAKLSKEELKSTEVDETNTIIKNGKAIGVMVHGTACSGFPTPSRKQEFYSQTIVDWGWPEYKIPVYIKSHIHEEKMDREKGEFPLLPTFRLPTLIHSRSSNAKWLTEISNRNPIWMHTSDAKKFGIKTGDLLRINTEIGYFIDRVWVTEGMKPGVVACSHHLGRWRRPQDEQGNRWATNLVDIQEVEKGKWKMRVLDGIRPYKSEDSDSSRIFWSDGGVHQNITFPVHPDPISGMHCWHQKVRIEKAHPDDKYGDLFVDTNKSFEVYKEWLKMTRPAPGPDGLRRPLWFNRPLRPVDEMYFIGKKTR; encoded by the coding sequence ATGTCAAGTAAGCGCAAACATGGATTAATTGAAAATATTGCTGAGAAGCTTCATCTCATCCCCAATCTTCATAATGAAGTTGAATCGGAGCTGCCGCGCTTAACGGAACCGGGTCAACTTACTGACTATCCGCCCCCCGACAAATGGGACGACTGGGTTGAGTATGAAGCTACAGGTTGGCCTCGTCGTGAAGCAAAAAACTACATGATCGTGCCCACAAGTTGTTTTAACTGCGAAGCTGGATGCGGCCTTTTAAGTTATGTCAACAAAGAAACCCTTGAAGTGAGGAAGTTTGAAGGCAATCCGTGGCATCCGGCAAGCAGAGGAAGGAATTGCGCAAAAGGGCCGGCCACTATAAATCAGATTAACGATAAAGACCGAATTCTTTATCCGCTTAAAAGGAAAGGCAAGCGCGGAGAGGGAAATTGGCAACGGGTTTCCTGGGATGAAGTTCTGGACGAAATTGCTTCCCGAATTCGCGAGACACTGAAAGCCGGAAAAAATAATGAAGTGGCTTACCATGTTGGGCGCCCCGGGCATGAAGGCTATATGGACCGCGTTTTGAAAGCGTGGGGCGTTGACGGACACAACAGCCACACTAATATTTGTTCTGCCGGAGCAAGATTCGGTTATGCTATCTGGCACGGTTACGATCGGCCATCCCCGGATCATGCCAACGCGAAATTCATTTTGTTAATCAGCGCTCACCTGGAGTCGGGTCACTATTTCAATCCGCATGCACAACGCATTATTGAAGGGATGATGAACGGCGCCAAGCTCGCAGTCATGGACCCGCGGCTGTCTAACACGGCGAGTATGGCTGACTACTGGATGCCGACTTACCCCGGCTCTGAAGCGGCGGTGCTGCTTGCAATGGCAAAAGTCATTCTGGATGAAGGGCTTTACAATGAGTCTTTTATGAAGAATTGGGTGAACTGGCAAACGTATCTTAAAAAAGAACATCCGAAAATTGCCGTGAATTTTGAGAACTTCATTGGGGCGCTCAAAGAGGAATATAAGGAATACACTCCGGAGTTTGCCGAGCAGGAGAGTGGCGTTCCGGCAAAAATGATTATCGAAACAGCTAAGCAGGCAGGGAAAGCGGGAACGCAACTTTCAACTCACAACTGGCGCAGCGCCGGCAGCGGTAATCTCGGCGGTTGGTCCGTGGCTCGATGTCTGCATTTTCTAAATGTTTTAACCGGCAGTGTTGGCACAATAGGGGGGACCTCGCCTAGCGCCTGGAACAAATTCAAGCCCAATGTTTTTGATTCGCCTCCGGCCGTAAAATTCTGGAACGAGCTGCATTTCCCGGATGAATATCCCCTGGCACACTATGAAATGAGCCAGCTTTTACCACATTTTCTTAAAGAGGGCCGTGGAAAACTTTCGGTTTATTTTACCAGGGTGTTCAATCCGGTCTGGACCTTTCCGGATGGTTTCACCTGGATAGAAGCGCTCTCTGACGAATCCAAAATCGGTTTGCACGCCGCCTTGACACCAACCTGGAATGAGACTGCCTATTTTGCCGATTACGTCCTGCCAATGGGGCATTCCAGCGAACGTCATGACCTCATCAGTTACGAAACACATTCCGGTTTATGGATTGGATTCCGCCAGCCGGTAGTTCGCGAGGCATTGCGCCGCATGGGCAAACCCGTAAATTTTACTTATGAAGCCAATCCGGGCGAAGTCTGGGAAGAGGACGAATTCTGGATCGAGCTGTCCTGGCGCATCGACCCGGATGGCAGCCTGGGTATCAAAGAGCACTTCATCTCTCCTTATCGCAAAGGTGAAAAGATTCGCATCGAGGAATACTACCGGCATATTTTTGAAAATACGACCGGTTTGCCGGAAAAAGCGTCCGAGGAAGGACTGACGCCTTTGGATTACATGCGCAAATATGGCGCTTTCGAAGTAGAAACGACTTCATATAATAAACATCTCGCAAAATTATCAAAGGAGGAATTAAAAAGCACCGAAGTGGATGAGACGAACACAATTATAAAGAATGGAAAAGCAATCGGAGTGATGGTCCATGGAACAGCTTGTTCAGGGTTTCCGACTCCATCCCGGAAGCAAGAGTTTTACTCGCAGACGATAGTTGATTGGGGCTGGCCGGAGTATAAAATCCCCGTTTATATTAAAAGCCATATTCACGAAGAAAAGATGGATCGAGAAAAAGGGGAATTCCCGCTGCTGCCAACCTTCAGGCTGCCAACTTTGATCCACTCGCGTTCCAGTAACGCCAAGTGGTTGACCGAAATTTCCAACCGCAATCCGATTTGGATGCACACCTCAGATGCTAAGAAATTCGGAATCAAAACAGGAGATTTGCTGCGCATAAATACGGAAATCGGCTATTTTATTGACCGGGTTTGGGTTACGGAAGGCATGAAACCCGGCGTAGTTGCTTGCTCACATCATTTGGGTAGATGGCGTCGGCCTCAGGATGAACAGGGAAATCGCTGGGCGACCAATCTCGTTGATATTCAGGAAGTCGAGAAGGGAAAATGGAAAATGAGAGTACTGGATGGCATTCGTCCATATAAAAGTGAAGACTCGGATTCATCACGAATTTTCTGGAGCGACGGTGGTGTTCATCAAAACATCACTTTTCCGGTTCATCCTGATCCGATCAGCGGCATGCATTGCTGGCATCAAAAAGTCAGAATTGAGAAAGCACACCCTGATGATAAATATGGCGATCTGTTTGTCGACACCAATAAATCGTTTGAAGTGTACAAAGAATGGCTAAAAATGACGCGTCCTGCACCCGGTCCGGATGGTCTGCGCAGACCTTTGTGGTTTAATCGGCCGTTGCGGCCAGTTGATGAGATGTATTTTATTGGAAAAAAGACAAGATAA
- the nrfD gene encoding polysulfide reductase NrfD — protein sequence MKFGFIIDNRKCIGCHACTVACKAEHDVPLGVNRTWVKYVEKGEFPNTRRLFSVMRCNHCEDAPCVEICPVTALYKRDDGIVDFDNRRCIGCKACIQACPYDALYIDPNSHTAAKCNYCAHRVDIGLEPACVNVCPVHAIISGDMDDPLSEITQLLAREQVTVRKVEKGTRPQLFYIDGDDASLQPTSTEQSSNYMWSSQSAGVGHFAKYAEERISQSDPEKMAQQLAGSSAEKIISKTEEVIKEAQRVYDAPDKGVVWGWEVSAYVWTKAIATGAFLVPFLAMAFGLTPVQDMTQWLGISLGLIFLAITGGLLIKDLDKPARFAYLLLRPQWRSWLVRGGYAIGIYGALLTLCGAANFFGWTNILTPVTWGSAIFAIITAVYTAFLFAQAKGRDFWQSPTLSLHMLVHAVMAGAAAFALLSLFMESSEAWLGFLRTLFYSSIAFNLCVIAIEMLTAHPTADSKKVVQMIVSGQFSRLFWMGTLIVGNLLPALLIWLGGSALFAAAGVLVLIGVYITEHIWVRAPQLIPLS from the coding sequence ATGAAATTCGGGTTTATTATCGACAACCGAAAATGCATCGGCTGCCATGCCTGCACCGTTGCATGCAAAGCCGAGCACGATGTGCCGCTTGGCGTAAATCGTACCTGGGTTAAGTATGTAGAAAAAGGAGAATTTCCCAATACCAGGCGGCTTTTTTCGGTTATGCGCTGCAACCACTGCGAAGACGCGCCATGCGTTGAAATCTGTCCTGTCACCGCTCTATATAAAAGAGACGACGGCATTGTGGATTTCGATAATCGGCGCTGCATTGGCTGCAAAGCGTGTATACAAGCCTGCCCTTACGACGCTTTGTATATCGACCCGAACAGTCATACCGCCGCAAAATGCAATTATTGCGCGCACCGAGTTGATATTGGACTTGAACCGGCTTGTGTGAATGTCTGCCCTGTACACGCCATTATCTCCGGTGACATGGATGACCCGCTTTCGGAAATCACACAGCTCCTGGCCCGCGAACAGGTCACCGTTCGTAAAGTAGAAAAAGGTACACGCCCACAGCTTTTCTACATCGATGGCGACGATGCTTCGCTGCAACCCACCAGTACGGAGCAGTCAAGCAATTATATGTGGAGCTCACAATCAGCAGGGGTAGGTCATTTTGCCAAATATGCCGAAGAGAGAATTTCTCAATCTGACCCGGAGAAGATGGCGCAGCAATTGGCAGGATCGAGTGCCGAAAAAATAATATCAAAAACTGAAGAAGTTATAAAAGAAGCACAGCGAGTTTACGATGCACCGGATAAAGGTGTCGTCTGGGGTTGGGAAGTCTCCGCTTATGTTTGGACAAAGGCAATCGCGACCGGCGCTTTTCTGGTGCCGTTTCTTGCCATGGCTTTCGGATTGACCCCTGTGCAAGATATGACTCAGTGGCTTGGCATTTCATTGGGACTAATTTTCCTGGCTATTACTGGTGGGCTGCTGATCAAGGATCTGGATAAACCCGCACGATTTGCCTATCTACTATTACGGCCGCAATGGCGTTCGTGGCTGGTGCGCGGCGGTTATGCCATTGGCATTTACGGCGCACTGCTTACACTTTGTGGGGCCGCGAATTTTTTTGGCTGGACGAATATCCTCACACCCGTGACATGGGGAAGCGCAATTTTCGCCATCATAACAGCTGTTTACACGGCTTTCCTTTTTGCCCAGGCAAAGGGCCGGGATTTCTGGCAAAGCCCAACGCTCTCTTTACACATGCTGGTGCATGCTGTGATGGCTGGTGCGGCTGCATTTGCCCTGTTGAGCCTTTTTATGGAAAGTAGTGAAGCTTGGCTCGGATTTTTGAGAACACTGTTTTACAGCAGTATCGCTTTTAACTTGTGCGTCATAGCAATAGAGATGTTAACCGCTCACCCGACTGCGGATTCGAAGAAAGTGGTTCAAATGATCGTTTCAGGGCAATTCAGCCGCCTCTTTTGGATGGGCACTTTGATTGTCGGCAACCTTTTACCGGCCCTTCTCATCTGGCTTGGCGGCTCTGCGCTTTTTGCGGCAGCCGGTGTTTTGGTGTTAATCGGCGTGTATATCACTGAACATATTTGGGTGCGAGCTCCTCAGCTCATCCCGTTATCGTAA
- a CDS encoding YeeE/YedE family protein — translation MHEFISQPWPWYVAGPLIGLMVPMLLLLGNKKFGVSSSLRHICASTFPAKVAYLTYDWKKEAWNLFFVAGIIIGAFVAVNFIPNPEMILISSETSADLNALGITDQSGIVPAGIFNWTHLLTLPGFVMIVVGGFLVGFGTRYADGCTSGHGIMGLSNLQWPSLVAVCAFFAGGLIITHLIYPVLF, via the coding sequence ATGCATGAATTTATTTCTCAACCGTGGCCCTGGTATGTGGCCGGGCCGTTAATCGGACTCATGGTCCCGATGCTGCTGTTGCTTGGCAATAAAAAGTTTGGCGTTTCGTCTTCGCTGCGGCATATCTGTGCTTCAACTTTTCCGGCAAAAGTCGCTTACCTGACCTATGACTGGAAAAAAGAAGCCTGGAATTTATTCTTTGTCGCAGGCATTATCATCGGGGCTTTTGTTGCAGTTAACTTTATTCCAAATCCTGAAATGATTTTAATTTCTTCCGAAACCAGCGCGGATTTAAATGCCCTCGGAATAACCGATCAAAGCGGGATCGTACCAGCCGGGATTTTCAATTGGACTCATCTTTTGACGCTGCCGGGATTTGTGATGATTGTAGTTGGCGGATTTTTAGTCGGATTTGGGACCCGCTACGCAGACGGCTGCACATCCGGTCACGGCATCATGGGTTTGTCTAATTTACAGTGGCCCTCTCTGGTTGCCGTATGTGCTTTTTTTGCCGGCGGTTTGATCATAACCCACCTGATTTATCCAGTACTGTTTTAA
- a CDS encoding YeeE/YedE family protein, producing the protein MQNIKYLIMGTFFGTLLYKSEVISWFRIQEMFRFQSFHMYGVMGSAVAVGALSIYLIKRLHAKALNNEPIEIPDKKFNVGYIIGGTLFGMGWALTGACPGPLYTHLGAGTSVMIVAILSALLGAWLYGYLRPKLPH; encoded by the coding sequence ATGCAGAATATAAAATACTTAATCATGGGGACTTTTTTCGGGACACTTCTTTATAAGAGTGAGGTTATTTCCTGGTTCAGAATTCAGGAAATGTTCCGGTTCCAATCATTCCACATGTATGGTGTTATGGGGTCGGCTGTAGCGGTAGGGGCTTTGTCTATCTATTTGATCAAAAGGCTCCATGCCAAAGCCCTAAACAATGAACCAATTGAAATTCCCGATAAAAAATTCAATGTCGGCTATATTATCGGCGGCACACTGTTCGGTATGGGATGGGCATTGACCGGAGCATGTCCCGGGCCGCTTTACACGCATCTTGGTGCCGGCACTTCAGTCATGATTGTCGCTATTCTGAGCGCACTTTTGGGGGCCTGGCTTTACGGTTATTTGCGGCCAAAGCTCCCTCATTAA